In Nonomuraea sp. NBC_00507, the following are encoded in one genomic region:
- a CDS encoding PPOX class F420-dependent oxidoreductase: protein MIPKSHLDLLERPLFAHLATIEPDGTPNVNPVWTVWDGEFLRFTTTTDRRKHRNVTQNAHLAISINDPERPYRYLEIRGVVERVEPDSSGDFFDVLATRYGLEYERPVGDAERRVVIVMKPTRTTSQ from the coding sequence ATGATTCCGAAGAGCCACCTGGACCTGCTGGAGCGACCGCTGTTCGCCCACCTGGCGACGATCGAGCCGGACGGCACGCCCAACGTGAATCCGGTCTGGACAGTGTGGGACGGGGAGTTCCTGCGATTCACGACCACGACGGACCGCCGCAAGCACCGAAATGTCACCCAGAACGCGCACCTGGCGATCTCGATCAACGACCCCGAGAGGCCGTACCGCTATCTGGAGATCCGAGGCGTGGTCGAGCGGGTTGAGCCGGATTCGTCGGGTGACTTCTTCGACGTGCTGGCCACGCGCTACGGCTTGGAGTACGAGCGACCGGTCGGCGATGCGGAGCGGCGCGTTGTGATCGTTATGAAGCCGACACGCACCACCAGTCAGTGA
- a CDS encoding MarR family winged helix-turn-helix transcriptional regulator — translation MGMPAGDRLGIDIKRAEQSLMAAKQLAVRAAGLTVPQYAALLALADSPGISGAALARACLVTPQAMTVVLKNLEERGLIERSPHPWHRNVLETRLTESGRAAVEVADERAVVIERAIADEFTEGERATLRELLARCEQAIGRGAAQL, via the coding sequence ATGGGGATGCCCGCAGGTGACCGGCTCGGCATAGACATCAAGCGTGCCGAGCAGTCGCTCATGGCCGCCAAGCAGCTGGCCGTCAGGGCCGCCGGGTTGACCGTCCCTCAATACGCGGCGCTGCTCGCGCTTGCCGACAGTCCCGGAATCTCAGGCGCCGCGCTGGCGCGGGCCTGCCTCGTGACGCCGCAGGCCATGACGGTCGTGCTCAAGAACTTGGAGGAACGCGGCCTCATCGAGCGTTCGCCGCATCCCTGGCATCGCAACGTCCTCGAGACACGGCTCACGGAGTCCGGGCGTGCGGCAGTGGAAGTGGCGGACGAGAGGGCCGTGGTGATCGAACGGGCCATCGCGGATGAGTTCACCGAGGGGGAGCGTGCGACGTTGCGCGAGTTGCTGGCCCGATGTGAGCAGGCCATCGGGCGCGGGGCGGCGCAGCTGTGA
- a CDS encoding GNAT family N-acetyltransferase — protein MIELRAFAPADAVSVASWIDSLEALITWSGNTGFTWPFDARQLSAFHASDPSRRSHVAVGPDGTPVGHFLLRTEPSGRSVRLGMVLVSPAVRGRGYGEAMVEAALGEAFASPAIQRVNLGVYSHNAGAMRLYERLGFRTESADPQATCVAGTWWASTTMSLPRDAWRSHAP, from the coding sequence GTGATTGAGCTTCGCGCGTTCGCGCCTGCCGACGCCGTGAGTGTGGCCTCGTGGATCGATAGCTTGGAGGCGCTCATCACCTGGTCCGGCAACACCGGATTCACCTGGCCGTTTGACGCGCGCCAGCTTTCCGCCTTCCACGCGTCGGACCCCAGCCGTCGCTCCCACGTCGCCGTCGGCCCCGACGGGACACCGGTGGGCCACTTCCTGCTGCGAACCGAGCCGTCCGGCCGATCGGTGCGGCTGGGCATGGTCCTGGTCTCACCTGCGGTCAGGGGGCGGGGATATGGCGAGGCCATGGTGGAGGCCGCGCTCGGCGAGGCCTTCGCCTCCCCGGCCATTCAGCGGGTCAACCTGGGCGTCTACTCGCACAACGCCGGCGCCATGCGGCTGTACGAACGATTGGGATTTCGCACCGAGAGCGCCGACCCTCAGGCGACATGCGTCGCCGGCACGTGGTGGGCGTCGACCACCATGAGCCTGCCTCGCGACGCATGGCGGTCTCACGCGCCCTGA
- a CDS encoding RNA polymerase sigma factor, translated as MTVPPRIEDLLREHAPQVLGALVRRYGHFDTAEDAVQEALVAASAQWPADGIPQEPRTWLIRVASRRLIDMLRSEQSRRDREAAEAVRILPEQYLASPADAGLPTDDSLVLLFVCCHPALSRPSQVALTLRAVGGLTTPEIARAFLVPEPTLAQRISRAKKQIKTSGIGFQPPPPSEYAPRLDAVLQVLYLVFNEGYVATAGPDLQRTDLAAEAIRLTRMLHRVLPDDGEVAGLLALMLLVHARRAARTDASGALVPLAEQDRGAWDRDEIDEGIALVTHAMSHADLGPYQVQAAIAAVHAEAATAGDTDWRQILGLYDLLERMTDNPVVTLNRAVAVAMVHGPRAGLTFLSYLDDDPRLAGQHRLEAVRGHLLELAGEPSQARECYESAARRTTSGPEQRYLRLKAAKLARSAPRPSAT; from the coding sequence GTGACGGTGCCGCCCCGGATCGAGGACCTGCTGCGCGAGCACGCGCCGCAGGTCCTCGGCGCGCTCGTCCGCCGCTACGGGCACTTCGACACCGCCGAGGACGCGGTGCAGGAGGCCCTGGTCGCGGCCTCGGCCCAGTGGCCGGCCGACGGGATCCCGCAGGAGCCGCGCACCTGGCTGATCCGGGTCGCCTCGCGACGTCTGATCGACATGCTGCGCAGCGAGCAGTCCCGCCGCGACCGGGAGGCCGCCGAGGCGGTCCGGATCCTTCCCGAGCAGTATCTGGCGTCACCGGCGGATGCCGGCCTGCCCACGGACGACTCGCTGGTGCTGCTGTTCGTGTGCTGTCATCCGGCGCTCAGCCGGCCGTCCCAGGTCGCGCTCACCTTGCGGGCCGTGGGCGGGCTCACCACCCCCGAGATCGCGCGCGCCTTCCTCGTCCCGGAGCCGACCTTGGCGCAGCGGATCAGCCGGGCCAAGAAACAGATCAAGACCTCGGGAATCGGCTTCCAGCCGCCGCCACCGAGTGAGTACGCACCCCGGCTCGACGCCGTGCTGCAGGTGCTCTACCTCGTCTTCAACGAGGGGTACGTCGCCACGGCCGGCCCGGACCTGCAGCGCACCGATCTGGCGGCGGAAGCGATCCGGCTGACCCGGATGCTGCATCGTGTTCTCCCGGATGACGGTGAGGTGGCAGGCTTGCTCGCCCTGATGTTGCTCGTCCACGCCCGCCGCGCCGCCAGGACCGACGCGAGCGGCGCCCTCGTACCGCTCGCCGAGCAGGACCGCGGCGCCTGGGACCGGGACGAGATCGACGAAGGCATCGCACTGGTGACCCACGCCATGTCCCACGCCGACCTCGGCCCGTATCAGGTGCAAGCGGCGATCGCGGCGGTGCACGCCGAGGCGGCCACCGCGGGCGACACCGACTGGCGGCAGATCCTGGGCCTGTACGACCTGCTGGAACGGATGACCGACAACCCGGTCGTGACGCTCAACCGGGCAGTCGCGGTGGCCATGGTGCACGGTCCGCGCGCCGGCCTCACGTTCCTGTCCTATCTGGACGATGACCCCCGCCTGGCCGGGCAGCACCGGCTGGAGGCCGTCCGCGGGCACCTGCTGGAGCTGGCGGGGGAGCCGAGCCAGGCCCGGGAGTGCTACGAGAGCGCCGCCCGCCGCACCACCAGTGGGCCCGAACAGCGATATCTCCGGCTCAAGGCCGCGAAACTGGCGAGATCCGCACCACGCCCCTCGGCCACCTGA